In the Paenibacillus sp. FSL R7-0337 genome, GCTAAAGGCAAAAAAGTTACCCTTAAATCCATCCTGGGCGTTCTGTCCCTGGGCCTTGAAGCAGGAGATACCCTGACCCTTATTACTGAGGGCAGTGAAGAAGCAGAAGCACTGAACGCGCTGCAGGAGGTTATGGTTAAAGAAGGGCTGGGAGAAGTTCATGAATAAGATTTCAGGAATCGCGGCTTCCGCAGGTATTGCAGTAGCCCGTGCCTTTATCCTGGAACACCCGGACTATACCATTACCAAAACAGCGGTCACTGATGTGGACGCTGAGCTTGCGAAGCTGAATGATGCCCTGGATAAATCCAGAGGCGAACTTCAGACCATCAAAGAGCGCACCTTGGCTGAGCTTGGCGAGAAGAAGGCAGAGATTTTTGAATCGCATCTGCTGATCCTTGATGACCCTGAGCTCATTACCCCTGTAATGGACAAAATCCGTGAGGAATCGGTAAATGCGGACTACGCACTGAATGAAGTAGCTACTCAATTCGTGGAAATGTTCCAGAACATGAAGAGCGCTTACCTGCAGGAACGTGCAGCAGATATGCGTGACGTAACCAAGCGTGTACTGAACCATCTGCTTGGTATTCACTATGTGAGCCCGGCTGAGATCAGTGAAGAGGTTATCGTTATTGCACTGGATCTGACCCCATCAGATACAGCACAGCTTAACCGCAATTTCGTCAAAGGCTTCACCACCAATATCGGCGGACGGACTTCGCATTCGGCCATTATGGCCCGTTCCTTGGAAATTCCGGCGGTTGTAGGCACGAAGAACGTGATGTCCCTGGTCAAAGCAGGCGACCTGGTCATCGTGGATGGTCTGAGCGGCGATGTGCTGATGAACCCTTCGGAAGCTGAGGTTGCCGAGTATACTGCGAAGCAGGAAGCTTACGATATTCAGATTGCTGAATGGAAAAAGCTCCGCGACGAGCCAACGGTATCTGCCGACGGCAAGCATGTAGAGCTGGCAGCCAACATCGGGACTCCGAATGATGTGACTGGCGTTATTGAGAACGGCGGCGAAGGTGTAGGTCTGTACCGCACCGAGTTCCTCTATATGGGCCGCGATAAGCTGCCTTCCGAAGAAATCCAGTATAACGCCTACAAGACCGTGCTTGAGAATATGCAAGGCAAGCCGGTAGTAGTACGTACGCTGGATATCGGCGGAGATAAGGAGCTGCCTTATCTGGAGCTCCCGAAGGAAATGAACCCGTTCCTCGGCTATCGTGCGATTCGTCTCTGTCTGGACCGTCAGGATATCTTCCGCACCCAGCTGCGTGCCTTGCTCAGAGCAAGCGTCCACGGCGACCTGCGCATTATGTTCCCGATGATTGCAACCCTTGGTGAATTCCGTGCAGCCCGTGATCTGTTGCTGGATGAGAAGGCTAAGCTGCGTGAAGAAGGCAAAGAAGTATCGGGCAGCATCCAGCTGGGCATCATGGTAGAGATTCCTTCAACGGCTGTACTGGCGGATCAGTTCGCCAAGGAAGTGGATTTCTTCAGTATCGGAACCAACGACCTTATCCAATATACAATGGCTGCGGACCGTATGAATGAACAGGTATCCTACCTGTATCAGCCATACAACCCGGCAATTCTGCGACTGGTCAAAATCGTCATCGATGCTGCACACGCCGAAGGCAAATGGACCGGTATGTGTGGAGAAATGGCGGGGGATGCCACGGCTATTCCTCTGCTGCTTGGTCTTGGCCTCGATGAATTCAGCATGAGCGCTACCTCTATTCTGCCAGCACGCAGTCAGATCTCCAAGCTGTCTGCGGCCGACATGAAGGAAATGGCTGCCCAGGCCCTGCAACTCGGCACGGCCGAGGAAGTAGCCGCACTGGTGCAATCCCGCGTGAATTAATTCGTTCTACTCTGGTTAACTGCATTCCGCAGTTAGCTGCTCCCCGTCAGAGGAGCATTGGTTATAACTCCAACTACTTTCCGGCCTCCTTTACAGGGGGCTTTTTTTTGTGAAGTGATTTGAATTTCAGCAAATCTGGAACCGCCCGTTCGGGCGTTATTTTATATAATGAGTCCATTACTTTCGGAGGGTGGAACCATTGTGCAGAGATTCAGTGCTTCACAGATTTATTTGTTCCATGTGTTTATGTTGTCGCTTGCGGCCAGTACGATATTTACAACCTACAGTATTTATTATGTAGTCGACCTTAAGCTGAATCCGCTTCAGCTTGTGCTGATTGGAACGGTGCTGGAGATAACGGTGCTTGTGTTCGAGGGAATAACAGGGGTGGTCGCCGATACCTACAGCCGCAGGCTGTCAGTCATAATTGCTATGTTCGTTGTGGGGAGTGCTTTTGTCCTTGAAGGAAGCATTGTCTGGATCATGCAACCGGCTTCCCTGTTGCCTGCCTTCGGCTGGCTGCTGATCTCCCAGATGCTGTACGGGATCGGCTGGACCTTCCTGAGCGGAGCGGATACCGCATGGATTGTGGACGAGCTTGGAGAAGAGCAGACGGGAAGACTCTTCATGCGCTCCAAAATATTCGGCTTAAGCGCTTCCCTGCTGGGCATCGCGGTCAGCGTAGGATTATCCCATGTTGCGTCTAATCTCCCTTTTCTGGCGGGTGGAGTCATCTATTTCGTCCTGGGGTTCCTATTGATCCGGTACATGAAGGAGACGGGGTTCATACGCCGGAAGCGTGAGCCGCAATCCTCTGCTATCCGTGAGCTGGGCAAGACCTGGGTCAGCGGCGCCTCTATCCTGAGGCATCATCCGCTGCTCCTGCTGCTGACAGTTGTAACTTTATTTAGCGGTGCTGCGTCTGAAGGATATGACCGTCTGTGGCAAGTCTTTCTTATGAATGAAGTCGGGTTTCCAGAGATAGGAGTCTCGATGGCGGCTGGCTTCGGGCTGATCAGTGCGGCGACGACTCTGCTGGGTGTGCTGGCTGTCTATATAGCCGGGAGAATCATTGATTTGCAAAAGGAACGTCAAGTAGCGGCCGCTTTGTTCCTTCTGACATCCGTACGTGCCGGCTGCATTATCATGGTGGCACTTGCGCCTAATTTCTACTGGGCGATCGGGGCGGTACTGCTCCTGGGGGTGGTCGCTTCGGTCAGTGATCCGATCTATACCACCTGGCTGAACACGAAGCTGCCATCCCGGAACCGGGCTACACTCTTGTCGATGATCAGCCAGTCCGATGCTCTGGGCCAGAGCGCAGGCGGTCCGGTTGTGGGTTATATCGGCAGCCGGATCTCTATCAGAGCTTCGCTGCTGTCGGCGGGCTTCCTGCTGGTACCTGTAATCGCGTTATACGGCAGGGTGCTGCGGAAGCGGCCCTGATGTTTTGGATTATTTTACAATTGTCATGGAACCGCTGGACAAGTATACTTTCGATTAACTAGCACCTATAACTTCATTAGCTTAAATCCCCGGCGATCCATGCCGATATAGGATATATCCGGTGACACAATTCAACCCTTAACCCAGACCTGTGAACATAGTGTTACATATTATATAAAGAACCCTATGTAGCAATTCCGGCGTCATCCGCTTGCAGAGCTGTGCAAGTACAAAGTATTAGTTCAAGAGAATATGGACATAGCTTGATAGTAATAGAATGATAGTTCTCCGGGAGTATTACGGATGAGCGTAGGGATGGTGAATAGCAATGAGCAGCAATTATATACAAGCAGAACAAGAAATCGATACCTATCAAGGCAATGACCTCGGGTTAATCTACACAGCGGAATGTTGTGTATTCAAAGTCTGGGCGCCAACAGCCTTCACAGTGTCGCTCGTATTATATGCAACAGGCGGAAACGGGCTGACCCCGCAGACCACAGATTACAAGGACAGCGGCAAAATTCTTAGTATGGAGCGCACTGAGGGCGGGGTATGGACGATCCAGGTTCCCGGTAATCTCAAGGGGAAATATTATATGTACCGCGCCGTATTTGCGGACGGGTCGATTAATGAAGCGGCCGATCCTTACGCTACGGCTGTGTCGGCCAATGGAACTCGGACGGCCATCGTGGATTTGTCCGAGACACACCCGGATGGCTGGGAGAACGATGCTTCTCCGGTGCTGCCGCATCCGGCAGATGCTGTAATCTATGAGCTGCATGTGCGCGATTTCTCGTCAGACCCTAGCTCTGGTCTGACGTATAAGGGGAAGTTCAAGGCCTTCACCGAGACTGGCCTGCGTGATGAGGCAGGTCATCTGCTGGGCATTGATCATCTGGCTGAGCTGGGCATCACGCATGTTCATCTGCTGCCGGTGTTCGATTACCAGACGGTGGATGAGCTGGGCAAGGCAGGGGAAGAACCGGCATCCTCCATCTTCACAGACTACAACTGGGGCTATGATCCCCAGCACTATAATGTGCCGGAAGGCTCTTACAGCACAGACCCGGCTAACCCGCTAACCCGTATCCGGGAATTCAAGGAGATGGTCCAGGCGCTGCACAGCCGCGGCATCTCGGTGATTATGGATGTGGTCTACAATCATACCTATGGCTTCCAGAAGGGTCCCTTCCAGCCGCTGGTGCCGGACTATTACTACCGTCATGATCAGAGCGGCCGGCTCTCTAACGGCTCGGGCGTCGGCAATGAGCTGGCTACAGAGCGGCCGATGGTCCGCAAGTATATCAAGGATTCCCTGTCCTACTGGGCTAAGGAGTACCATATTGACGGGTTCCGCTTCGATCTGATGGGGCTGATGGACAGCGTGACCATGCGCGAGATTACCGAGGAGCTGCGGCTGGAGATTAATCCGGGGCTGCTGCTCTACGGTGAGCCGTGGACAGGCGGCGACTCGCCGCTTGCTGCCAAGACGCTGAAGGGCGTGCAGCGCGGCAAAGGCTACGCCGTCTTCAACGACAACTTTCGCGCAGCCATCAAGGGAGACAGCGACGGCTGGGGCAAAGGCTTCGTGACCGGGGAATACGGCAAAGAAGGCGCGATCGCGTCCGGGGTGAGCGGGGCGATTCATGAATTCACCGATGCGCCTACAGAGACTGTGAACTATGTAACCGCACATGATAATCTCAACCTGTGGGACAAAATTCTGGCTACCCGGGGACTTCGCGGGGAAGCCGGACTGCCGGAGCTTGAGGGCGGCAAGTTGCGGGGCGGCGGGGATCTGAAGGCCGCATTAGAGCAGGCGAATCCGTATGTGGGAGTAGATCCCGAGAATGTGCTGGACCATGAGACGGTACGCCGTTCATTGCTGGCTAACGGAATCATTCTGACCTCGCAGGGAATTCCGTTCCTCCATGCCGGGGATGAGCTGCTGCGCAGCAAATACGGAGATCATAACAGCTATCGCAGCCCGGACTGTATCAATGCGATCCGCTGGGAGAACAAAAGCAAATTCATTGCAGTATTTCAATATTACAAAGGTCTGATTGAACTGCGCCGGACACATCCGGCCTTCCGCCTGCACGGGCGCCAGGAGATTGAGCGCAGTCTGGAGTTCCTGCGCTGTGACGGCGGAGTCGTTGCCTATAGACTGAAGGATCACGCCGGCGGAGATACATGGAATAATATCGTGGTGATCTATAATGCCAATATGGAGCCGGTCACCCAGTGCCTCCCGGAGACCTCCGGCTGCTGGAACATCATAGTCGATCATACCCATGCCGGACTGGAAGCCTTCCGGCAGACGGAGAACGGCAGTGTAGAGGTCGCCGGACTGTCGATGATGGTACTCTATGATAAATACGGGGAGCCTGAGCCGAGATCGAAGATTGTAGAAGTTCATTATGACCGCCCGGACGGCGATTACCGGGGCTGGAATCTTTGGGTGTGGGGTACAGGCATTCAGGATGGACAACAGGACTTCCAGCACATGGAGGAAGGTCACGCCGTAGCACGGATTGAAGTGCTGCCGGGGACATCCACAATAGGCTACATCCTCCGGCTGAACGATTGGGAGGAGAAGGACGGCACCGCTGACCGCTTCATCGACTGCTCAGGCAGCGGGGAGCAGGTTATCAAAGTGACCGTTCGGGAGCGTAGTCCAGAACATAGGACAGGGCTGGCTGATCCGTTGCACCAGACCAGCTAGAACATTAGAAGAGCTGATTCGTTCCATCCCCTGGGGGAAGGAGCCGATCAGCTCTTTTTGGCTAAGAATTATTAAAGTAGCCTTAGTATAGGAGTCAGCATCTGCTGGCGCTAGTTCCGCTGATCACTGTACTTCTTATCCACATGCTCGCTGTACAGGTTAGCCTCATTGCCGCCATGGTTCTTGGAGCGGTACATCGCAAGATCGGCGGCACGGAGCAACTCGTTGATGCTGCTGCCGTGCTGCGGGTACAGAGCCACGCCAATGCTGGCAGAGGTGTGGAAGCTGGAGCCCTGGTTGATGGACCAGGATTTGTTGAATAGCTGGAGCAGACGGTTCAGCAGCTCGTCCAGCATTTGCGGGCTGGTGAACCGGTGCAGCACCACGGCGAATTCGTCCCCGCCGATCCGGAAGGCCTGGCCGGAGCCCTTCACGGTCTGCTGCAGCTCCCGGGAGAGGAGCTGCAGGAATTCATCTCCGGCCAGATGGCCGAGTGTATCATTCAGCTGCTTGAACCGGTCGCAGTCCAGCAGCGCCACGGCGATCTCCTGCCGGCGCTCCTCGGGCTGGTTGATCAGGTTCTCCATGTACATTTTGAAATGGGCACGGTTGGGAATGGCAGTCAGATGATCATAGAAGGCCAGCTTGTGCAGCCGCTCCTCATATTGCTTGCGCTGGGTAATCTCACGCGAGACCAGCATGAACTGCGCCGGGAAATTGCGGCTGCCCGCAATCGGGGTAACCTTGGTCTCCAGCCACACCCAATGCCCTTCGGCCGAACGCATGCGCAGCTCGGATATTCTCGGTGAAGACTGCACCACGCTCTTGAGCTTGGCCCAGGAGATTTCGGCTTCACGGATATAGTTGGAGAGCGGTGCTCCTTTGCTTGGCACATAGCCAAGTGCAGTTGCATGGGAAGGCGAGGCATACAAGATCAGACCGTTCGGATCTGTCAGCACAATGAAGTCAGACATCGTCTCACCGATCAGCTGGTAGAGTGATTTCTCATCCTGCATTTCGTTCTGCAGGGAGATGAGTCTGCGGCTGAGATAGAAGATGACCAGAACAAGCAGGAACAGAAATACGGAATAGACGGCGAACAGAGAGCTTTTGAGATTATTGAACTCCGTCATCACCTGGCTGGCATAGCTATCAATCTTATCCTCGGCCAGATTCAGGCTTTCCCGTACTTCATTCAGCTCCGTATGTATGGTGAGGGCAGAATAAGAGGCAGGGTTCCAGCCGCTCTGGACCCGCTGCGAGATCAGCTCCCGGCCGTTATCCCTCCACGCGGTGAGCGTGGTTCCGAAGTGATCCAGCTCATTCCTCAGCTCGTCCAGCAGCAGCTCGCTCTGCTTCATTCCATTGAACGGGCTCTTCACGGCATCCAGATTGTAGCGGGCGGTATTGACCCGCTGCAGCGCCTGGGCATTATTGTCCTCGAATTCCTGCGACAGCGTACTGCGCTGCGCGCTGGTCAGCGCCCCGCCGACTGTGGTCTGAAGCGCAAGGGCTGCCTGATACAGATCGCGGTCGGCATTCAGAATGAGCTCGGAATTCTGGTAGACGTCACTGTATAAGGAATCGGATAATTTGTTCATCGTATGATTCAGAATCAGCAGGGAGGCCACACTGATCCCAACCAGAAGAACGGTGATGGACGTGAATAATAGAATCAGTCTGCGTGTACTTGTGTTTTCCGAAAAAACTGCCACTGTCATCCTCTCCCCGCACAGAACTTTTGCAAATCTCATGGGTGTAGCTTTGGTGCATGCGAAACTTATCCTTATGCGGAATATGGCTTCATGCAGGCATTTAAGAGAGTATACGTTAGCGAGTCCTAGAGAGCAGGGGAAGAAAGAGGCAACAGAAAGAATAACTTCCGATTAGATCGCGGTTTCTTTTCACCAGTATATAGGACATCCCTTAAGCAGAGCAATTGCTGAAAAAATAATAAGCCCCGTCAGCTTCCGCTGCGGATGTACAGGCCGTGAAGCAGACCGTGAAGCAGACCGTGGAGCCGGAGTGGAAACAGTGGAGACATATCCGTTACAGCCGATACAAAGAACTATTATGTATTCTTAACTACTATGTAAAGATATTCTCACCTTTGAGTCCTATTACCCACTTTTACTGCAAACGATACCCCTATGGTATCAATTGTGCATTAAAAATATAATAGAAAAATCCGCCAGCCCAGGGATCTGAGACTAGCGGATGGAACAGCAGATTACAAACTGCAGCGTCTAGGAGGATGCTACTCGTTGCGCAGCGCATAGATAGGGCGCATTCTTGCAGCCTTGCTTGCAGGAATCATTCCGAAGAGGACGCCGATGATCAAGGAGAATGAAAAGGAGATCAGCACCATATTCCAGGAGGGCGCCACATTCAAGGAGGTATAATTACCGACAGCCCAGCTGGCGCCAAGTCCCAGTGCGACTCCGATCAGGCCCCCGGTTCCGCTTAAGACTATGGACTCGATCATGAACTGCATCATAATGTTCTTTTTTTTGGCTCCAATGGCCTTGCGGATGCCTATCTCTCTGGTTCGCTCATTGACCGAGACAATCATAATGTTCATAATCCCTATTCCGCCTACAAATAACGAAATACCGGCGATACCGCCAAGGGCCATGGACAGAGTGGCGCTGGTTTCATTCACCGTTTCCAGCATCTCACGGGAATCAAAGACAGAGTAGGCATTCTCGGCTGCACTGAATTTGGCTGTAAGGCTGGCCTCCAGCTTGGTTTTGACCTTATCCACATTGTCATTGGAAGTGGTTGTGAGCGTAATGGAGCGGACTCCCTTGCTCTGCAGGAACCGTTCGGCTGTAGAGATGGGGATCAGCAGCTTCTCGTCGCTCGAACCGACGCTGGTGGAGCCTTTACTCTCCAGCAGCCCGACGATCTTGAAGCTGCTTCCGTTGATCTGTACCTTTTGGCCTACAGGATTTTCTGTACCGAATAGATCCTCCGCTGTATCTGATCCGATTAACGCTACCTTCTGCCGGTATTCTGTATCCATCTCAAGCAGGAATCTTCCGGATTGCACATGGAAATCCTGGACCTCTTCGTAGGCAGGTGTAATGCCTTCAACGGATACGGAAACGTTCTCTGTACCGTGCTTGGCGGTAACGTTCCCGGAGATTATTGGGGATACATTATCCACCCCTTCAATCTCACCCAAGGCCAGGGCCTCCTCGTAGGTTAGCGAAGTGGTGGCTCCGCGGCCCGTAATGTTGACGGTCAGCTGGTTGGTTCCCAGGGAGCTTAGGGACTCTGTAATCTGTGAGGTGGTGCCCTGACCCACAGCGACAAGTGCAATGACGGAGGAGACCCCGATAATGATGCCCAGCATGGTAAGAAAGGCTCTTATTTTGCTGCTCAGGATACTTTTGAAGGCCATTTTCATACTCTGGTACAACATCATGAGTGCACCACCTTCCTATCCTCTACAAGATCCCCGTCTTGAATCCGGATCACCCGTTTGGCCTGCTCGGCAATCTCCAGGTCATGCGTGATCAGAATAATGGTATGTCCCTGTTCGTTAAGCTCCTTAATCATCTGCAGAACCTCCTTGCCTGTCTTAGAGTCCAGGGCTCCGGTTGGCTCATCGGCAAGCAGAATAGGGGGGGTTCCGGCAAGTGCACGGGCAATAGCCACTCGCTGCTGCTGGCCTCCGGACAGCTCGGAGGGACGGTGATTCATTCTGTTCTCCAGGCCTACCCGGACCAGGGCATTGCGGGCAATTTCTCTTCGCTCCCTGTGGGACATTCCACGGTAGATCAAGGGCAGCTCCACATTCTCTACCGCTGATAATTTCGGCAGCAGATTGAAGTTCTGAAATATGAAGCCGATCTTCTCGTTGCGGATCTGAGCCAGCTTATTGTCAGACAGCC is a window encoding:
- a CDS encoding HPr family phosphocarrier protein produces the protein MQTTFRIIDEDGIHARPATALVNTATKFKGTEAFAEAKGKKVTLKSILGVLSLGLEAGDTLTLITEGSEEAEALNALQEVMVKEGLGEVHE
- the ptsP gene encoding phosphoenolpyruvate--protein phosphotransferase, whose translation is MNKISGIAASAGIAVARAFILEHPDYTITKTAVTDVDAELAKLNDALDKSRGELQTIKERTLAELGEKKAEIFESHLLILDDPELITPVMDKIREESVNADYALNEVATQFVEMFQNMKSAYLQERAADMRDVTKRVLNHLLGIHYVSPAEISEEVIVIALDLTPSDTAQLNRNFVKGFTTNIGGRTSHSAIMARSLEIPAVVGTKNVMSLVKAGDLVIVDGLSGDVLMNPSEAEVAEYTAKQEAYDIQIAEWKKLRDEPTVSADGKHVELAANIGTPNDVTGVIENGGEGVGLYRTEFLYMGRDKLPSEEIQYNAYKTVLENMQGKPVVVRTLDIGGDKELPYLELPKEMNPFLGYRAIRLCLDRQDIFRTQLRALLRASVHGDLRIMFPMIATLGEFRAARDLLLDEKAKLREEGKEVSGSIQLGIMVEIPSTAVLADQFAKEVDFFSIGTNDLIQYTMAADRMNEQVSYLYQPYNPAILRLVKIVIDAAHAEGKWTGMCGEMAGDATAIPLLLGLGLDEFSMSATSILPARSQISKLSAADMKEMAAQALQLGTAEEVAALVQSRVN
- a CDS encoding MFS transporter; protein product: MQRFSASQIYLFHVFMLSLAASTIFTTYSIYYVVDLKLNPLQLVLIGTVLEITVLVFEGITGVVADTYSRRLSVIIAMFVVGSAFVLEGSIVWIMQPASLLPAFGWLLISQMLYGIGWTFLSGADTAWIVDELGEEQTGRLFMRSKIFGLSASLLGIAVSVGLSHVASNLPFLAGGVIYFVLGFLLIRYMKETGFIRRKREPQSSAIRELGKTWVSGASILRHHPLLLLLTVVTLFSGAASEGYDRLWQVFLMNEVGFPEIGVSMAAGFGLISAATTLLGVLAVYIAGRIIDLQKERQVAAALFLLTSVRAGCIIMVALAPNFYWAIGAVLLLGVVASVSDPIYTTWLNTKLPSRNRATLLSMISQSDALGQSAGGPVVGYIGSRISIRASLLSAGFLLVPVIALYGRVLRKRP
- the pulA gene encoding type I pullulanase — translated: MSSNYIQAEQEIDTYQGNDLGLIYTAECCVFKVWAPTAFTVSLVLYATGGNGLTPQTTDYKDSGKILSMERTEGGVWTIQVPGNLKGKYYMYRAVFADGSINEAADPYATAVSANGTRTAIVDLSETHPDGWENDASPVLPHPADAVIYELHVRDFSSDPSSGLTYKGKFKAFTETGLRDEAGHLLGIDHLAELGITHVHLLPVFDYQTVDELGKAGEEPASSIFTDYNWGYDPQHYNVPEGSYSTDPANPLTRIREFKEMVQALHSRGISVIMDVVYNHTYGFQKGPFQPLVPDYYYRHDQSGRLSNGSGVGNELATERPMVRKYIKDSLSYWAKEYHIDGFRFDLMGLMDSVTMREITEELRLEINPGLLLYGEPWTGGDSPLAAKTLKGVQRGKGYAVFNDNFRAAIKGDSDGWGKGFVTGEYGKEGAIASGVSGAIHEFTDAPTETVNYVTAHDNLNLWDKILATRGLRGEAGLPELEGGKLRGGGDLKAALEQANPYVGVDPENVLDHETVRRSLLANGIILTSQGIPFLHAGDELLRSKYGDHNSYRSPDCINAIRWENKSKFIAVFQYYKGLIELRRTHPAFRLHGRQEIERSLEFLRCDGGVVAYRLKDHAGGDTWNNIVVIYNANMEPVTQCLPETSGCWNIIVDHTHAGLEAFRQTENGSVEVAGLSMMVLYDKYGEPEPRSKIVEVHYDRPDGDYRGWNLWVWGTGIQDGQQDFQHMEEGHAVARIEVLPGTSTIGYILRLNDWEEKDGTADRFIDCSGSGEQVIKVTVRERSPEHRTGLADPLHQTS
- a CDS encoding diguanylate cyclase — its product is MAVFSENTSTRRLILLFTSITVLLVGISVASLLILNHTMNKLSDSLYSDVYQNSELILNADRDLYQAALALQTTVGGALTSAQRSTLSQEFEDNNAQALQRVNTARYNLDAVKSPFNGMKQSELLLDELRNELDHFGTTLTAWRDNGRELISQRVQSGWNPASYSALTIHTELNEVRESLNLAEDKIDSYASQVMTEFNNLKSSLFAVYSVFLFLLVLVIFYLSRRLISLQNEMQDEKSLYQLIGETMSDFIVLTDPNGLILYASPSHATALGYVPSKGAPLSNYIREAEISWAKLKSVVQSSPRISELRMRSAEGHWVWLETKVTPIAGSRNFPAQFMLVSREITQRKQYEERLHKLAFYDHLTAIPNRAHFKMYMENLINQPEERRQEIAVALLDCDRFKQLNDTLGHLAGDEFLQLLSRELQQTVKGSGQAFRIGGDEFAVVLHRFTSPQMLDELLNRLLQLFNKSWSINQGSSFHTSASIGVALYPQHGSSINELLRAADLAMYRSKNHGGNEANLYSEHVDKKYSDQRN
- a CDS encoding ABC transporter permease, with the protein product MMLYQSMKMAFKSILSSKIRAFLTMLGIIIGVSSVIALVAVGQGTTSQITESLSSLGTNQLTVNITGRGATTSLTYEEALALGEIEGVDNVSPIISGNVTAKHGTENVSVSVEGITPAYEEVQDFHVQSGRFLLEMDTEYRQKVALIGSDTAEDLFGTENPVGQKVQINGSSFKIVGLLESKGSTSVGSSDEKLLIPISTAERFLQSKGVRSITLTTTSNDNVDKVKTKLEASLTAKFSAAENAYSVFDSREMLETVNETSATLSMALGGIAGISLFVGGIGIMNIMIVSVNERTREIGIRKAIGAKKKNIMMQFMIESIVLSGTGGLIGVALGLGASWAVGNYTSLNVAPSWNMVLISFSFSLIIGVLFGMIPASKAARMRPIYALRNE
- a CDS encoding ABC transporter ATP-binding protein is translated as MISPEPLIRVENMQHSFTMAGESMTVLRSLSFTIDHGEFVAIIGPSGSGKSTLMNMLGCLDVANEGDYFLDGQEIRRLSDNKLAQIRNEKIGFIFQNFNLLPKLSAVENVELPLIYRGMSHRERREIARNALVRVGLENRMNHRPSELSGGQQQRVAIARALAGTPPILLADEPTGALDSKTGKEVLQMIKELNEQGHTIILITHDLEIAEQAKRVIRIQDGDLVEDRKVVHS